One Papaver somniferum cultivar HN1 chromosome 10, ASM357369v1, whole genome shotgun sequence genomic window carries:
- the LOC113316235 gene encoding uncharacterized protein LOC113316235 translates to MSFSINGIKCKNSTVKEVFFKLPILNQILICCDGDSKSNPGLAGIDFIGRNNDGSYLGAVCGGLGIATNYISEVMGLVIAGEWAVRKRFMDVYFILDSKAVSIAFASGEIPWIVLNRWKKVTANLRNISFRHAYREINFSADSLAKQGANLIRGELRFYTGKPSFLRIIENENAYYSIFF, encoded by the coding sequence ATGAGCTTTAGCATTAATGGGATCAAGTGCAAAAACTCTACAGTAAAAGAAGTCTTCTTCAAGCTACCTATACTTAACCAAATATTGATATGTTGTGATGGGGATTCAAAAAGCAACCCTGGATtggctggtattgattttataggAAGAAACAATGATGGCAGTTACTTGGGTGCAGTTTGTGGAGGATTGGGGATTGCCACCAACTACATTTCAGAGGTAATGGGTCTGGTAATAGCAGGGGAATGGGCCGTAAGGAAAAGGTTCATGGATGTTTATTTCATCTTAGACTCAAAAGCAGTTTCGATAGCTTTTGCCAGTGGGGAAATTCCATGGATAGTTCTAAATAGATGGAAAAAAGTCACAGCAAACCTGAGAAACATATCATTTAGACATGCATATAGAGAGATAAATTTCTCTGCAGATAGCTTAGCAAAACAGGGTGCAAATCTCATCAGGGGAGAGCTCAGATTTTATACAGGAAAACCAAGTTTTCTAAGAATAATAGAAAATGAAAATGCATATTATTCCATATTCTTCTAA